DNA from Granulicella arctica:
GAGGATAACTATGACGACGCCTGCAAGCGTGAGAAGTTGCCGGGTGTGGCGACGCTCTCGAACACGGATGCGAATGAGCCATAGCGCGTTGACGGCGGCGATGACAAAGGAGAGACCGTAGACTCCGGTAATGGGAGCGAGGCGCGTAAGAAGGGAGTTATCGACCTGCGTGTTGCCGAGTAGGTCCCAGGGAAATCCGGTGATGCGAGCGCGGGCTAGTTCAACAGCTACCCATGCAAAAGGCGAGAGTAAAAGCGCGCCCTGAACACTGAGACGTGAGCGGCGAAGAGCTCCGAGAATAAGGCCGAAGAGAGCGTGGTAGAGGCCGAGGTACATACTAAACAGGATGAGGATAGCTACGGCGATGGGCTTGGCGAGACCGCCGTAGAGATACATCGTCTGGTAGATCCAGTAACAGTTACCTAAGTACCAGAGAATGCCGCATAGGTAGCCGAGGATAGCAGTCTGGCGCAGAGTAAGTGGCTCGCCGGAACTATTCTTACCCGTCAGCGCTAGCAGCAATGGTGCCAGCGCGACCCAGCAGAAGGCCGTTCTCCAGAGCGGTACAGGACCTGCGAGGGGAAATGGAAGTGTTTGAAGAATTGCGGAGAGTACGGTAAGAAGCCAGAGCCTCAGAGGAATAAGTCGCATGACTGAGCGAAGTCTACCATCGTGGCGTTGTGCGAGTGTTTTTCCAGCGTGGTCACGGCATCCAGTTCGGCTCTATAAACTCCTGTAGCGTTGCCGGCTTCGTCCGCGACATCGTACCTGCAAGCATTGCATGCTCGTCATGCATGGCAGATGCTAGGTACTATTTAGCGGTAGTGTTTTAGTTTCGATTCAAGCGAACGGACTTACCGCGCAGGAATATTTATTTAATTTGAAGTAAATAAATAGTCTTCTGGACAGAATGAAATCTCGCAAGTAGAAATCGTTTTCATAAAAAGTGACAAAAATAGCCGTAAGTGGTTTGCCACAATTTATTTCATTCTGTATCGTTTCTATATAAGTGACGGTCAGACTTCGATTTTCTTCCTAAGGAAATAGAGTTCATAGCTGAACCGATCTAAATGGAGGTTTTTGTGGAAGTCAGTCTTATCATTGCTGGAATCGATGCACAGATTCTGAAGCTTACAGAAGCACGCAGGATACTACAAGGCGTTTCTACGCCGACAGCTGCGGCCAAGGCCGGCCGTGGCCGGCCCAAGGGCAGCAAGAACGCTGCGACTGCTGCTGTTGTTGTCGCACCGGCCGCCCCCATTGCGCGCAAGCGTAAGCTGAGCCCCGAGGGTCGCAAGCGTATTGCCGATGCGATGAAGCGTCGTTGGGCAGAGCGCCGGAAGACCGCGACTAAGACCGCTGCCAAGTAAGTAGAAATCCAGGCTAAAAAGCGAATAGGACGCATGATGCGTCCTATTCGCTTTTTTATTTCTATGGCTAACGCGAAGCTACAACCTCGCGAAGGGTGTCTTTCGCGAGAAAGAAACGGGTGCCGCTGAAGTGCTCCAGCAGCTTCTCGATCTGGCGGTTATTGAAGGTGTGAAGCAGCGGCTGGCTTCCGGAGAGCTGCATCTCCACGATCTCCGAATCTGTCAGATGATAGCGGCGAAACGCTGCCTCCGGTCCGATGTTCTTCGAATGAAAGAACGCGAGCATCTGTCCGCCGGGCTGCGTGACCTCGTGGAGGCGAGCCATGACGGGAACGTGCAGCGGCTCCGGCAGATAGTCCATTGCATCCCACAGGATCACGACGTCAAAGACGCGGCCGGAGAAGCTCAGGTTGGTGGCGATAAACTTTGCCACGTCGTAGTGCGGAGGTTCTCCGTCTTCGCCTGCAACCATCCACTCGGGACGGCTTGCTTCCTCTGCCAGATCGGCCATGTAGATGCTATGGCCGAGACTGGTGATGTAGTTGATGTTGATGGAGGATGTGGGCCCGATATCGAGGATGCGCAGGGACTCCTGCGTGCGCAGATGCTTGAGCAGCTGCGCCCATCCACTGGAGTGGCGCGGGATTCGTTCTCCGCTACCGCCGGGCCCGCCAGCCTTGTCATGGTTGCCGAAGAGACTGCGCATACGACCGCATACCTTTCTACGATGACTGGGGAGCGGATGCGCCCGTCGGGTTCAGTTCGACACGGCCCTTGATGACCGCGCTCTCCTCGATGGCAAGACGGTTGGCCAGGACATCGCCGGTAACCACTGCGGTCTGACGCAGATCGATGCTGCCGGTTGCCTTGATGTTGCCATCGACACGACCGAAGATGATGACGTCGTGCACATTGATGTCGGCGTTGACACGTGCATTGGGACCGATGGTCAAGCGGCTGGTGGTGAGCGTGATCGTACCTTCGATCTGGCCGTCCATGAAGAGATCCTCGCTGCCGGTCAGCTCTCCCCGGATGGTGACGGACTTTCCAATGACGGTAGAACCCTCTGCTGGTTTCATGCGGTGATAGCTCCTGTAGGATGACCCTAATCGGGATAGTTCATTTGAGTACGTCTTGCCCGAACTATACCCAAGCCTATGCCGCGAGGCAAACCGGCAAACTTTGTCCGTGGTGCAAACGTCTTACACCCAGCATGCTGGAGATACGATCTGGAGCTCGAACGTTGAAGCGAATTGCGTCTGACAGGCGATACTTTAGCACTCATGGGCGTGTGTCTTCTCAAGTGCCACGGCAGGTATGGATGCTGGGTGTCTGGCTTGGCGTGGCGAGTTCGTTGCTATCCGCAGGAGCTGTGGCACAGGCGACGGACTCTCCCCTCTCGAAGCCGCCACGGCAATGGGCCGCGGAGACAGCCGCGAATGAGATCCTCCTCCTGCAACCATCCGATGTTTACCTTCGCTATCGTATGCGTACGGTCGATCAGAAGGGCGAAAAAGTGCGCGACGTCATCGAGAGTAAGGATGGAACCGTGGCACGATTGATTCTTCGCGATGGGCATCCCCTGGCACCGGAGGAGGATGCGGCGGAGCGGCAGCGGTTGAACGATATGATCGCTTCGCCGTCGGACTATGAAAAACATGTGAAAAATGACAGCGCCGGAAAGAAGCTGGCCGCCGATATGATCCGGCTAATGCCCGATGCGATGATCTATACCTATGTTCCGGGACAGCCTCAGTCCGGGCACGATGAAGGCAGTGGCGAGGTCGTGATGGATTATGCGCCGAATCCGAAGTGGTCGCCGCCATCGACGACGGCGGAGGCGCTGACCGGCCTCAAAGGACGCATCTGGATCGACATCAAGACACACCAGATGGTGCGGATGGAGGGATACCTTTTCAAGCCGGTGAACCTCGGTTGGGGGATGCTGGCGCACATCTATCCGGGGGGCAAGCTGCTGCTGGAGCAGACGAACGCGGGCCATCAGCGCTGGATCTACACGCATTTCACGCAGGAGGTGAGCGTGCGCGCGCTGATGGTGAAGACGCTGAACGTCAACACGCAGATTGACGCGTCGGAGTTCCAGATACTGCCCGGACCGCTCAGCTACCAGGATGCGATTCGGCAGCTTCTGGCGACGCCGCTGCCGAATCATTGAGGTTGTAACTGTTTCGGTACAGACATTAATTAGGCGGTTACGAGTGCCTTTGGCCGAAGGGTCTGACGGCGTACGGTGAGCGCTTCGATGCGGTCGCGCTGGACCGGATAGCCGCTTCCCGGCGTGGTGGGAACCACGATCTCCCCTTTTGTGCTGACGATAACAGCGGGCTCGATGATGTCCTCGGCCCAGTAGCGGCTGGAGGCGGAGACGTCTCCTGGAAGCGTGAAGTTGGGCAGCGAGGAGAGCGCTACATTATGCGCACGACCGATGCCGGTCTCGAGCATGCCACCACACCAGACGGGGATACCGCGCTCGGCGGCGGCGTTGTGGACCGCGATGGCCTCCGAGAAGCCGCCGACGCGTCCGTTTTTGATGTTGATGATCCGGCAGGATTCCATCTCGATGGCGGCGAGCGCATCGCGGCGATTGCGGATGGACTCGTCGAGGCAGATCGCCGTGTCGAGGCGCTTCTGCAACATCGAGTGGAAGTAGAAATCGTCGTACCAGAGCGGCTGTTCGATCATGAGCAGCTTGAACTGGTCCCAGCTTGCGATGGCGTCGAAGTCGCGCATGCGGTAGGCGGAGTTGGCGTCGCAGCTCAGCAGAATCTCCGGCCAGCGCTTGCGGACGGCCTCGAAGATCGTCGTGTCCCAGCCGGGTTTGCACTTCAGTTTGATGCGCTGGTAGCCCGCGGCGAGTTCAGCAGCAATCGTATCCAGAAGCTGCTCGAGCGAGGGTTGGATGCCGATGGAGACACCGCAGGCGATCTTCTCGCGTGTACCGCCAAGGAGCTGTGCGAGAGGTACCGCTTCGCGTTGTGCTTCGAGGTCCCAGACGGCGTTCTCGAGGGCGGCCTTGGCCATGCGGTGGCCGCGCACCTGCTTGAAGATGCGTGGACAGCTTCCGCCGCCTTCGATCTCGGCGTCGAGCAGACGTGGCGCGAGCTCGGTCTCGGTGATGATCCAGGCGGTATCGATCATCTCGTCGGAGAAGTAGGGGTGCTCGCCGGCGACGCACTCGCCCCATGCGGTGAGGCCCTCGGATTCGAGCTCGACGAGCAGGATACGGCGGCCAGTGGTGAGGCCGAAGCTGGTCTCAAACGGATATGCGAGCGGCATGTTGATCTCGCGGAGGTGGATGGCATCGATCTTAATCATTGGCGACTTCCTGTCGTTCGGGAGTGGCTGCTGCGTCGTGCTCAGTCCAGGGAGCAAGGAGAAACGTGCCGTTGCCGGTTGCATCGCGTTCGTAGTCTACAACGGCAAGCCCTTCGGCGAAGGCTGTCTGGAGGGCGATGCGGTTACCAGTTTGTAGATCGCTGGCCAGAATACGCTGTGCCGCATCCTGTTTCCACTGGGCGACCACCGCCGGGACCTCGATCCGGGCTGTAACGGTCTCCGTGGGGTGCTCCTGCCCGTCCAGAACGGCGACGACGTGCGGGGAGCGCAGCCACCACTCAGCGTAGAGCCGGTCGGTCGGCAGGCCGCCTTGCAGGGGCGACGAGGAGGGACCGTAGAAGTCGGCATGGTAGCGCCGGACGATGGCTCCGAGGCGGTGGATGTTCAGGTGGGCGTTTTTGATCTCGAGCGGGTCGAAGGTCCACTCCATCAGATCGAAGCCGCGGGCGAGGGCGTCGTCGCGCTGGGCGAGCTTGAGGCGGCGGCCGAGGCCCGCGTTGCGGTACTCCGGCAGCACCGCGAGCATGTGCGAGTGGAGATAAGCATGGCCGTTACGGTAGCCCGGCAGCGCCATGGCGAAGCCGACGATGGTGTCGCCGTCGAGAGCACCCAGCACCTGACCCCCGATGCGCTGCGCGACGAGGAAGACACGCCGGGGAATGACGTCGCCGTCGCTGTAGCCCCAGACCTTGATTTGAAGATCGACGCAACGATCAAACTGCGAGAGTTGATCGAGCGATTCAATGCGAAGTGCGTGAGTCATAGCTTCGGGGGCCCACCTGCATGCTCTTTTTTGATCTTTTTAGCCACGGCCCAGAGCTCTTCGAGCTCCACTGGCGTGCGTGCCTCGAGCGCCTCGGAGCTACCGACGGCCTGCTCCATGAGGGCGAAGCGCTCGCGAAATTTGGCATTGGCGGCACGAAGCGCGGATTCAGGATCGACGCGCAGATGGCGAGCGAGATTGACGGCGGTGAAGAGCAGGTCGCCCAGCTCCTCCTCGACGGCTGGTGAGGGGGTGGTGGCGCCCGGAGTCAGCTCGGCATGGAGCTCGGCGATCTCCTCCTGGAGCTTGGCGAAGAGGCCTTCGGCATCCGGCCAGTCGAAGCCGACCTTTGCGGCGCGGGAGCCGAGCTTGCCGGCCTCGAGCATAGCAGGCATGCTGCGGGGAATGTCTCCGAGCAGTGACGCAGGGCGGTCAGCGGCCTCCTTCTTTTCGGCTTTTTTGATCTCTTCCCAGTTGCGGAGGACGGTATCGGCGTCGGTCGCGACCGTATCGCCGAAGATATGAGGATGGCGGCGGATGAGCTTCGCGTTCAGATTGGCGGCGACGTCCTGGATGGTGAAGTACCCTGCCTCGGAGGCCATCTGCGAGTAGAAGAGCACCTGAAGCAGCAGGTCGCCCAGCTCGTCCTTCAGATCGGGCCAGGCGCGGCGCTCGATGGCGTCGAAGACCTCATAGGTCTCTTCGAGCGTGTGGCGCTTGATGGAGTCGAAGGTCTGTTCCCGGTCCCACGGACAGCCGTCGGGACCACGCAGGCGGGCCATGATGCCTATAGCCTGGGCGATGGGGTCGTCGATCACGACAGGTTCATTCTGTGCCGATCGGGCAACAACAGACATAGAACCACTTTACCCGATTGAGATATGTGTTGTTTCGATTTCCACTGCTGTGCTTTATGCTGGGCTCGACGATGACATCGCCCGACAAGATACCTCACGCACCGAAGAAAGGCATCAGCCGCTGGGCGCTGCTGCTGATCCTGCCCTATGCTGGCCTCTGCTTCCCGCAGATCTATGCGCGAGCGACGCCTGCATTGTGGGGCTTTCCGTTCTTCTACTGGTATCAGTTCGCTTGGGTGATCCTGGCCTCGCTCATCATGGGCGTGGTGTATCGCAAACTGGAAAAGTAAGCCTGGAGCAGTAAAGCTGGGGAGGGTCCTTCTGGGGAGGAAGGAGCGGGCGGGGTGTTGCACATGCTCCCCGCCGCTTTTGTTGAAAGGTGCTACTCGTCTACTGCATGATTCGGCAAATAGCTATAAGACAGGAACTACAACTGCAGACTTTGGAGCGAAGGTCTTTGCCCGCGCTTACTCCTGGCCGTTAGGTGCAGGTGCAGAGGCAACGGACGAACTCATGTTGGACATCAGCTTGATCTCAACGCGACGATTCTTTGCTCGTCCTGCCGCGGTGCGATCGCTGGCTACCTGTACGTCTTTCCCGATACCGACCAGGTAGAACTTGTGCGGCGGGACATTATGCTTTCCCGACAGATAGTTGACGACTGCATCGGCACGGCGTTGGCTGAGCTGATAGTTGTACTGCGCGTCACCTGTGGAATCGGTTCCACCCGTGACTTCCAGAATATACCCTCTTGCGGTAGTCAGTGTCGAGGCGAAGCTGTCGAGCTGCTCGCGGTCGGCTTTGGTCAGTGCGTACTTGTCGAACGCGAAGGTCACGCTCACGTCGGAGAGCGGCTTGTAGTTGTCCAGATTGGCAACCACACCGGTCAGGCTATCGACGCGGTTGTAGGCGTCCTGGGCGTTCTTCTGTGCGCCATCGGCGGAGGTTCCCGCCGCTACAGCGTGCTGATCGGCCGTGTTCGCGGCATCCATCGCACCGGCGATACCCTTCTGGGCGCGCTCATCGGTGTCGACGATGTTGCGGTGATCGACGGCGGTCTTCGCGTCAAGCTCGTTGGTCTGCTGAATGATCGGGGCGGTCTGTGAACGCACATAGTTCTTGCTGGAGCAGCCAGTGAGTACAAATAAGGCAGCGGTGCCTAGAACGGCAGCCTGGAGGATGAAGATTCTAGAATCGGGGGCTTTGCGAGTCGTATGGATATCCAGTGTCATTGTGCAAATCTCCTGTAGTGCAGGTGCAACCACGGAGAAAGTGATGCAACCGTTTGGCCAAACTATTGCATGACATGCTAAATCATTTACTTACAGCACTTAGGAGAGATTTAACACACCC
Protein-coding regions in this window:
- a CDS encoding bactofilin family protein — protein: MKPAEGSTVIGKSVTIRGELTGSEDLFMDGQIEGTITLTTSRLTIGPNARVNADINVHDVIIFGRVDGNIKATGSIDLRQTAVVTGDVLANRLAIEESAVIKGRVELNPTGASAPQSS
- the menC gene encoding o-succinylbenzoate synthase, giving the protein MKIDAIHLREINMPLAYPFETSFGLTTGRRILLVELESEGLTAWGECVAGEHPYFSDEMIDTAWIITETELAPRLLDAEIEGGGSCPRIFKQVRGHRMAKAALENAVWDLEAQREAVPLAQLLGGTREKIACGVSIGIQPSLEQLLDTIAAELAAGYQRIKLKCKPGWDTTIFEAVRKRWPEILLSCDANSAYRMRDFDAIASWDQFKLLMIEQPLWYDDFYFHSMLQKRLDTAICLDESIRNRRDALAAIEMESCRIINIKNGRVGGFSEAIAVHNAAAERGIPVWCGGMLETGIGRAHNVALSSLPNFTLPGDVSASSRYWAEDIIEPAVIVSTKGEIVVPTTPGSGYPVQRDRIEALTVRRQTLRPKALVTA
- the mazG gene encoding nucleoside triphosphate pyrophosphohydrolase, which gives rise to MSVVARSAQNEPVVIDDPIAQAIGIMARLRGPDGCPWDREQTFDSIKRHTLEETYEVFDAIERRAWPDLKDELGDLLLQVLFYSQMASEAGYFTIQDVAANLNAKLIRRHPHIFGDTVATDADTVLRNWEEIKKAEKKEAADRPASLLGDIPRSMPAMLEAGKLGSRAAKVGFDWPDAEGLFAKLQEEIAELHAELTPGATTPSPAVEEELGDLLFTAVNLARHLRVDPESALRAANAKFRERFALMEQAVGSSEALEARTPVELEELWAVAKKIKKEHAGGPPKL
- a CDS encoding class I SAM-dependent methyltransferase, with the translated sequence MRSLFGNHDKAGGPGGSGERIPRHSSGWAQLLKHLRTQESLRILDIGPTSSININYITSLGHSIYMADLAEEASRPEWMVAGEDGEPPHYDVAKFIATNLSFSGRVFDVVILWDAMDYLPEPLHVPVMARLHEVTQPGGQMLAFFHSKNIGPEAAFRRYHLTDSEIVEMQLSGSQPLLHTFNNRQIEKLLEHFSGTRFFLAKDTLREVVASR
- a CDS encoding OmpA family protein translates to MTLDIHTTRKAPDSRIFILQAAVLGTAALFVLTGCSSKNYVRSQTAPIIQQTNELDAKTAVDHRNIVDTDERAQKGIAGAMDAANTADQHAVAAGTSADGAQKNAQDAYNRVDSLTGVVANLDNYKPLSDVSVTFAFDKYALTKADREQLDSFASTLTTARGYILEVTGGTDSTGDAQYNYQLSQRRADAVVNYLSGKHNVPPHKFYLVGIGKDVQVASDRTAAGRAKNRRVEIKLMSNMSSSVASAPAPNGQE
- a CDS encoding GNAT family N-acetyltransferase codes for the protein MTHALRIESLDQLSQFDRCVDLQIKVWGYSDGDVIPRRVFLVAQRIGGQVLGALDGDTIVGFAMALPGYRNGHAYLHSHMLAVLPEYRNAGLGRRLKLAQRDDALARGFDLMEWTFDPLEIKNAHLNIHRLGAIVRRYHADFYGPSSSPLQGGLPTDRLYAEWWLRSPHVVAVLDGQEHPTETVTARIEVPAVVAQWKQDAAQRILASDLQTGNRIALQTAFAEGLAVVDYERDATGNGTFLLAPWTEHDAAATPERQEVAND
- a CDS encoding DUF3311 domain-containing protein produces the protein MFRFPLLCFMLGSTMTSPDKIPHAPKKGISRWALLLILPYAGLCFPQIYARATPALWGFPFFYWYQFAWVILASLIMGVVYRKLEK